Proteins found in one Microbacterium sp. SSM24 genomic segment:
- a CDS encoding SPFH domain-containing protein → MEVAGVIGILTIVGIAVVAVIIVGLITLLFARSWIKVARADEALVISGRKQKVQSTVIGVDGSSRSEMSESPVTVIVNGKSLVNPITQRHEIISLRSRQVSLNAEAQSLDNVTLNVDGVAIVKIGSDPLFVRRAAERFASQDKAIEQFTTEQLEGALRGIVATLSVVELMRERKKFSDQIAADVSHELAEQGLILDSFQIKGITDAVGYIRSLGAPEIQAKRQSAEIAQTNADRAINQKIIANQEANLVEQTALDTNTANANAGVGRARAEAEKAEELARAKAEQAVLQQQAENKQAQLDADVKRVADAQRYEAETRAQAELYTRERSAEAAAIEQVKQAEARTRIAEQQAEADKARAAGEATAAEAKAAGEAAALRSLADAEASARRLRAQAEADAIRAEGEARARALEAEAEAIASNQEAFLSQRVLDVLPSIMAEFAKGYAAIGNVSIIGGSDDGATGVIGGDSAKAMRSVFDSVEAATGLDLAAIIQGQAVGRGIGAGISDVATAKATSSDGAASGRAKKAPRAAANGEVAAPETAQ, encoded by the coding sequence ATGGAGGTCGCCGGAGTCATCGGCATCCTGACCATCGTCGGTATCGCGGTCGTCGCCGTGATCATCGTCGGACTGATCACGCTGCTGTTCGCCCGAAGCTGGATCAAGGTCGCGCGCGCCGACGAGGCGCTGGTCATCTCGGGACGCAAGCAGAAGGTGCAGAGCACCGTGATCGGCGTCGACGGCTCCAGCCGGTCCGAGATGTCGGAGTCGCCCGTCACGGTGATCGTCAACGGCAAGTCCCTGGTCAACCCGATCACCCAGCGGCACGAGATCATCTCGCTGCGCTCGCGGCAGGTGTCGCTGAACGCCGAAGCCCAGTCGCTCGACAACGTCACCCTGAACGTCGATGGAGTGGCGATCGTCAAGATCGGCTCCGACCCGCTGTTCGTCCGCCGCGCGGCCGAGCGCTTCGCGTCGCAGGACAAGGCGATCGAGCAGTTCACGACCGAGCAGCTCGAGGGTGCCCTTCGCGGCATCGTCGCGACCCTCTCGGTGGTTGAGCTCATGCGGGAGCGCAAGAAGTTCTCCGACCAGATCGCCGCCGATGTCTCGCACGAGCTCGCCGAGCAGGGCCTCATCCTCGACTCGTTCCAGATCAAGGGCATCACCGACGCCGTGGGCTACATCCGGTCGCTCGGTGCGCCCGAGATCCAGGCGAAGCGGCAGTCGGCCGAGATCGCGCAGACGAACGCCGACCGCGCGATCAACCAGAAGATCATCGCCAACCAGGAGGCGAACCTCGTCGAGCAGACCGCGCTCGACACCAACACAGCGAACGCCAACGCCGGCGTCGGCCGTGCGCGTGCCGAGGCTGAGAAGGCCGAGGAGCTCGCGCGGGCCAAGGCCGAGCAGGCGGTGCTCCAGCAGCAGGCCGAGAACAAGCAGGCTCAGCTGGATGCCGACGTCAAGCGCGTCGCCGATGCACAGCGATACGAGGCCGAGACCCGCGCCCAGGCCGAGCTCTACACGCGAGAGCGCTCCGCCGAGGCCGCCGCGATCGAGCAGGTCAAGCAGGCCGAAGCCCGCACCCGTATCGCCGAGCAGCAGGCCGAGGCCGACAAGGCCCGCGCCGCCGGTGAGGCCACGGCAGCCGAGGCGAAGGCCGCGGGTGAGGCGGCGGCACTGCGCTCGCTCGCCGATGCCGAGGCATCCGCTCGCCGTCTTCGCGCCCAGGCCGAGGCCGACGCGATCCGTGCCGAGGGTGAGGCCCGCGCGCGTGCGCTCGAGGCCGAGGCCGAGGCGATCGCGTCGAACCAGGAGGCCTTCCTCTCGCAGCGCGTGCTCGACGTTCTGCCGTCGATCATGGCCGAGTTCGCCAAGGGCTACGCCGCGATCGGCAACGTCTCGATCATCGGCGGGTCCGACGACGGCGCCACCGGCGTCATCGGAGGCGACAGCGCCAAGGCGATGCGGTCGGTCTTCGACAGCGTGGAGGCGGCCACTGGGCTCGACCTCGCCGCGATCATCCAGGGTCAGGCCGTCGGCCGCGGCATCGGCGCCGGAATCTCCGACGTCGCGACGGCGAAGGCGACCTCGTCGGATGGCGCTGCGTCCGGTCGTGCGAAGAAGGCACCGCGCGCGGCGGCGAACGGCGAGGTCGCGGCACCCGAGACCGCGCAGTAG
- a CDS encoding lipase/acyltransferase domain-containing protein: protein MDDLVVIVPGILGSTLHKNGVPAWERSAGAVVNAVRTFGRSIRDLQLPEGIGDAAPDDGVEPVEIMPDFHVLPGVWTPARGYSRVIEWAAATLHAIPSTDDRAGSLMLFPYDWRLSNRYNGERLAREVERSLSRWRDSHRSRRDAQVVFLCHSMGGLVARWAIQQCGLAEVTKRLVTIGTPHRGSVNALTQLVNGIRKGPAPFALDLTQFARSLPSLHQLLPQYACMDAGAGLRRVDETPLPDLSSAMIADAVQFHRSLDADAQWWSRGFRFLPVHGQKQDTATTASLMNGAIVAHSTIKERNEWGDGTVPTLAATPIGYPVDGDAVFHVTDQHGSLTGNSGLLDHLEGVLTANPVQHMGPPRVAISVSAEPVIEAGSDIRVTVAVPDGETVPLEAVLNRPGGARVRTERLLATNGTMSAAFRSPDAGGYEIVVRGATPSARSVVSEVTASTFVWDEQ from the coding sequence TTGGATGACCTTGTCGTGATCGTGCCCGGCATCCTGGGCTCGACGCTCCACAAGAACGGCGTGCCGGCCTGGGAGCGCTCGGCGGGAGCGGTCGTGAATGCCGTGCGCACGTTCGGTCGCAGCATCCGGGATCTGCAACTGCCGGAAGGGATCGGTGACGCGGCTCCGGACGACGGAGTCGAGCCGGTCGAGATCATGCCCGACTTCCACGTTCTGCCCGGCGTGTGGACCCCTGCCCGCGGCTACTCGAGGGTCATCGAATGGGCGGCGGCGACGCTCCATGCGATTCCGAGCACCGACGACCGGGCGGGGAGCCTGATGCTCTTCCCCTACGACTGGCGACTGTCGAACCGATACAACGGCGAGCGTCTCGCCCGCGAGGTCGAGCGGTCGCTGTCGCGATGGCGCGACTCGCATCGCTCGCGCCGCGATGCGCAGGTGGTCTTCCTCTGCCACTCGATGGGCGGGCTGGTGGCCCGTTGGGCGATCCAGCAGTGCGGCCTCGCCGAGGTCACGAAGCGCCTCGTGACGATCGGCACGCCCCATCGCGGCTCGGTGAACGCGCTCACGCAGTTGGTGAACGGCATTCGCAAGGGTCCGGCGCCGTTCGCGCTCGACCTGACTCAGTTCGCGCGGAGTCTCCCGTCGCTGCATCAGCTGCTGCCGCAGTACGCGTGCATGGATGCCGGAGCCGGCCTTCGCCGAGTCGACGAGACCCCGCTGCCCGACCTGTCGTCCGCGATGATCGCCGACGCGGTGCAGTTTCATCGGTCGCTCGACGCAGACGCTCAGTGGTGGAGCCGAGGATTCCGGTTCCTGCCGGTGCATGGTCAGAAGCAGGACACCGCGACCACCGCGTCGCTGATGAACGGCGCGATCGTCGCGCATTCGACGATCAAGGAGCGCAACGAGTGGGGCGACGGGACGGTTCCGACCCTCGCGGCGACCCCGATCGGATACCCGGTGGACGGCGACGCTGTGTTCCATGTCACGGACCAGCACGGGAGTCTGACCGGGAACAGCGGGCTGCTCGACCACCTCGAGGGGGTTCTGACGGCGAATCCGGTCCAGCACATGGGGCCGCCCCGAGTTGCGATCAGCGTGAGCGCCGAACCGGTGATCGAGGCGGGGAGCGACATCCGGGTCACCGTCGCGGTGCCGGACGGCGAGACTGTACCGCTCGAGGCGGTTCTGAACCGCCCGGGCGGCGCGAGGGTCCGAACCGAGCGGCTGCTCGCCACGAACGGCACGATGAGCGCGGCCTTTCGCTCCCCGGACGCCGGGGGGTATGAGATCGTCGTGCGCGGCGCGACACCATCGGCGCGTTCGGTCGTCAGCGAGGTCACCGCCTCCACCTTCGTCTGGGACGAGCAATGA